One genomic region from Pecten maximus chromosome 5, xPecMax1.1, whole genome shotgun sequence encodes:
- the LOC117327341 gene encoding prostaglandin reductase 1-like: MSKCKIWTLKADFQGQAKFSDFQLIEEDIPTSLKDGELVCEAMYLSVDPYMRFFSEMSKVGEPVTGEQIARVTKSKNTKYPVGTKIRLSSGWRSHTHVKDVSTIDVMPELGDLPLSLTLGVMGMPGMTAYFTLLDVLKLQKGETMVVSGAAGAVGSLAGQIGKILGCTVIGFAGTDAKIKWLKELGFDYAFNYKTEDVSKSIEKVAPDGVHCYCDMVGGEISFQVLKHMRNFGRMAVLGSISTYNNSKDISAPYLFPDILKKSLSITGFIIFNIREKWHIGEKQMVEWIKQGKLKYKETITEGFQNMPEAFLGLFEGKNTGKAVVKA; this comes from the exons ATGAGCAAGTGCAAAATCTGGACACTGAAAGCTGACTTTCAGGGACAAGCCAAATTTTCCGATTTTCAACTTATAGAAGAAGACATCCCCACCAGTCTTAAAGATGGAG AACTGGTGTGTGAGGCCATGTACCTGTCAGTGGATCCTTACATGAG ATTTTTTTCGGAAATGTCGAAAGTTGGCGAGCCCGTGACCGGAGAGCAAATAGCCAG GGTGACGAAGAGTAAAAACACCAAATACCCTGTCGGTACAAAAATCCGGCTATCGTCCGGCTGGAGGTCCCATACACATGTTAAAGATGTGTCCACGATAGACGTTATGCCCGAACTGGGTGATCTCCCTTTGTCGCTGACACTTGGAGTGATGGGGATGCCGGG AATGACGGCGTATTTCACCTTACTTGACGTACTGAAATTACAAAAAGGAGAGACGATGGTTGTGAGTGGTGCAGCAGGAGCAGTAGGAAGTCTTGCTGGGCAGATAGGAAAAATACTG GGTTGCACAGTAATTGGGTTTGCTGGGACAGACGCAAAGATTAAGTGGTTGAAGGAACTGGGATTCGACTATGCATTCAACTACAAGACTGAAGATGTGAGCAAGTCCATTGAGAAGGTGGCTCCGGACGGCGTACACTGCTACTGTGATATG GTTGGAGGGGAAATCAGTTTCCAGGTATTGAAACACATGAGGAATTTCGGCCGCATGGCGGTGCTGGGGTCAATATCGACGTACAACAACAGCAAGGATATATCAG CACCCTACCTGTTTCCGGATATCCTTAAAAAATCACTGTCAATTACTGgattcatcatttttaataTCCGAGAGAAATGGCACATCGGTGAAAAGCAAATGGTGGAATGGATCAAACAG GGTAAATTGAAATACAAGGAGACCATTACAGAGGGATTTCAAAACATGCCTGAAGCCTTCCTCGGATTATTCGAAGGGAAAAACACAGGCAAAGCAGTCGTGAAGGCGTGA